Proteins encoded by one window of Hafnia alvei:
- the infA gene encoding translation initiation factor IF-1 — MAKEDNIEMQGTVLDTLPNTMFRVELENGHVVTAHISGKMRKNYIRILTGDKVTVELTPYDLSKGRIVFRSR, encoded by the coding sequence ATGGCCAAAGAAGACAATATTGAAATGCAAGGTACCGTACTTGATACGTTACCAAACACGATGTTCCGCGTTGAATTAGAAAACGGACACGTCGTTACCGCTCACATCTCCGGTAAAATGCGTAAAAACTACATCCGCATTCTGACGGGCGACAAAGTCACTGTAGAGCTGACCCCGTACGACCTGAGCAAAGGCCGCATTGTCTTCCGTAGCCGCTGA
- the aat gene encoding leucyl/phenylalanyl-tRNA--protein transferase produces MRIMQLDRQSTLFPPTDLALREPNGLLAIGGDLRPARLLAAYGAGIFPWFTPGDIILWWSPDPRAVLFPHELHISRSMAKFLRKHDFEVTINQAFADVIRECADQREEGTWIGEDVQQAYVKLHELGHAHSVEVWQEDRLVGGLYGVLQGSLFCGESMFSRATNASKTALIAFCEHFVSFGGTLIDCQVLNAHTESLGARNIPRSDYLHHLRIDQNKVINPACWKPQTIISREFAIKPHQNCP; encoded by the coding sequence ATGCGCATCATGCAACTGGATCGGCAATCAACGTTATTTCCCCCAACGGATCTCGCACTGCGTGAACCGAACGGGTTGCTGGCCATTGGCGGGGATTTACGCCCTGCCCGTTTACTTGCCGCCTACGGTGCGGGGATATTCCCATGGTTCACACCGGGGGACATCATCCTCTGGTGGTCGCCCGATCCACGTGCGGTTTTATTCCCGCATGAGTTGCACATTAGCCGTAGCATGGCGAAATTTTTACGTAAGCACGATTTTGAAGTCACGATTAATCAGGCGTTTGCCGATGTCATTCGTGAATGCGCCGATCAACGCGAAGAAGGCACATGGATTGGTGAGGACGTGCAGCAAGCTTATGTGAAGTTGCACGAACTTGGCCATGCGCACTCCGTTGAGGTCTGGCAAGAAGATCGGCTCGTAGGCGGCCTGTACGGCGTGTTACAAGGCTCTCTCTTTTGCGGCGAGTCGATGTTCAGCCGCGCCACAAACGCCTCCAAAACGGCTCTAATTGCGTTTTGTGAGCATTTTGTGTCGTTTGGGGGAACATTAATTGACTGTCAGGTGCTTAACGCGCACACTGAGTCGTTAGGTGCGCGTAATATCCCGCGCAGTGATTATTTACACCACTTACGGATTGACCAGAATAAGGTAATTAATCCCGCCTGCTGGAAACCCCAAACTATTATTTCACGCGAGTTTGCGATAAAACCCCATCAAAATTGCCCGTAA
- the cydC gene encoding heme ABC transporter ATP-binding protein/permease CydC, translating to MRVLLPFLALYRRHWFLISLGVVLAIVTLLASIGLLMLSGWFLAASALAGLAGLMTFNYMLPAAGVRGAAIIRTAGRYAERVVSHDATFRVLSHLRVFTFSKILPLSPGAIARFRQAELLNRLVADVDTLDHLYLRVISPLISAIVVIVVVTAGLSWFDPTLAITLGGIMLLLLFCLPLGFYQAGKPVGIALTELRADYRTLLITWVAGQAELAIYGAADRFRQALDAKERDWQQQQQKQASLTGAAQALMILASGLTFTLMLWLAAGGVGHYAQPGALIALFVFSSLAAFEALAPVAGAFQHLGQVTASATRVAQMIEQKPEVTFPRSGPALSEQIAVNIDHVSFSYPNQPVSVLNDISLSVQPGEKIALLGRTGCGKSTLLQLITRAWDCSQGEICLNDMPLPAFDEATLRQATGVVSQRVHVFSSTLRDNLKIANDQATDLELKTVLEQVGLGKLLEDTGLNAWLGDGGRPLSGGEQRRLGIARALLHRSPLLLLDEPTEGLDADTEKQILELIMQHCQHKTLILITHRLQGLDKMDRVCVMENGQIVEQGHHAKLLDEKGRYYQLCQRL from the coding sequence ATGCGCGTACTTTTGCCGTTTTTAGCACTCTATCGTCGCCACTGGTTCCTCATCTCACTGGGCGTAGTTCTGGCTATCGTTACCCTTCTCGCCAGCATTGGGTTATTGATGCTTTCGGGTTGGTTCCTTGCTGCCTCAGCGCTGGCTGGGCTAGCAGGGCTGATGACGTTTAACTATATGTTGCCAGCCGCTGGCGTACGCGGAGCGGCGATTATCCGTACCGCAGGGCGCTACGCCGAGCGCGTTGTCAGCCATGATGCAACGTTTCGCGTGCTTTCCCATCTACGCGTATTCACCTTTAGTAAAATACTGCCGCTGTCGCCGGGAGCCATTGCGCGTTTTCGTCAGGCGGAGTTACTCAACCGTTTGGTTGCTGACGTAGACACCCTCGATCATCTCTATCTCCGCGTAATATCTCCGCTGATTAGCGCCATCGTGGTGATCGTGGTCGTTACGGCCGGTTTATCTTGGTTCGATCCTACGCTAGCAATCACGCTGGGCGGCATCATGTTGTTGCTGCTGTTTTGCTTGCCGCTAGGTTTTTATCAAGCAGGAAAGCCCGTTGGGATTGCGCTCACTGAACTCCGTGCCGACTACCGCACTTTATTAATTACGTGGGTTGCAGGGCAAGCAGAACTCGCCATCTACGGCGCGGCTGACCGCTTTCGTCAGGCGCTGGATGCCAAAGAGCGCGACTGGCAACAGCAACAGCAGAAGCAAGCGTCTTTAACCGGTGCCGCACAGGCTTTGATGATTTTGGCTTCAGGGTTAACGTTCACCTTAATGCTCTGGCTCGCCGCCGGTGGCGTTGGGCACTATGCCCAGCCCGGTGCGCTGATAGCGCTGTTTGTCTTCTCATCTCTGGCCGCTTTTGAAGCCTTAGCTCCGGTTGCCGGTGCCTTCCAGCATTTGGGACAGGTCACCGCATCAGCAACCCGCGTAGCGCAGATGATTGAGCAAAAACCCGAGGTAACATTCCCTCGATCAGGCCCCGCACTGAGTGAACAGATTGCCGTTAACATTGACCACGTGAGCTTTAGCTATCCAAATCAACCGGTTTCAGTACTTAACGATATTTCCCTTTCGGTGCAACCCGGAGAGAAAATCGCCCTGCTCGGACGTACCGGCTGTGGCAAATCGACCCTGTTACAGCTGATAACACGCGCATGGGACTGCTCTCAGGGCGAAATCTGCCTGAATGATATGCCGCTACCTGCCTTTGATGAAGCAACGCTACGACAAGCCACCGGCGTCGTCAGCCAGCGGGTACATGTTTTCAGTTCAACGCTGCGGGATAATTTAAAAATCGCCAATGACCAAGCGACCGACCTGGAGCTAAAAACCGTATTGGAACAGGTAGGCTTAGGCAAATTGCTAGAAGATACAGGGCTAAATGCATGGCTCGGCGACGGCGGTCGACCGCTTTCAGGCGGCGAACAGCGTCGCTTAGGTATTGCTCGTGCGCTGCTACATCGCTCACCGCTGCTGCTATTGGATGAACCCACTGAAGGCTTAGACGCCGACACTGAGAAGCAGATCCTTGAACTCATCATGCAGCATTGCCAGCACAAAACGCTGATCTTAATTACTCATCGCCTGCAAGGCTTGGATAAAATGGATCGGGTCTGCGTGATGGAAAATGGCCAGATCGTCGAACAAGGGCATCACGCTAAACTTCTTGACGAAAAAGGCCGATATTATCAGCTGTGCCAGCGGCTATAG
- the cydD gene encoding heme ABC transporter permease/ATP-binding protein CydD, protein MNKNRQRELTQWLKQRSSLARRWLRISMILGLISGLLIVAQSWILAKLLHDLIIEQVPRQSLLLPFGLLITAIVLRSALSWLRERVGFKCGQVVRVQIRNLVLNRLDELGPAWIQGKPAGHWATLILEQIEDMQEFYSRYLPQMYLATMIPLLILITVFPINWAAGMILLVTAPLIPLFMALVGMGAADANRRNFLALGRLSGNFLDRLRGLDTLRLFNRAAAETDNIRRSSEDFRSRTMEVLRMAFLSSAVLEFFTSISIAVVAVYFGFSYLGELNFGSYGTSVTLFAGFLVLILAPEFFQPLRDLGTFYHAKAQAVGAAESLVTFLAEDAESPAQGQGQEQLTGTHPISIVASELEVLSPQGKVLAGPLTFSIDAGQRIALVGFSGAGKSSLINALLGFLPYRGSLLVDGKELRELAPASWRQVLGWIGQNPNLPETTLRANVLLGAPQATEEQLTTALERAHVTEFLPLLNEGVDTEIGEGAARLSVGQAQRVAVARALLRPCRLLLLDEPTASLDAHSEQLVMQALSEASHQQTTLMVTHQLDDVSAYDQIWVMDNGKLVQRGAYTELSQQKGPFADLLATRSKEL, encoded by the coding sequence ATGAATAAAAACAGACAACGCGAATTAACCCAATGGCTCAAACAGCGCAGTTCGCTGGCTCGCCGTTGGCTTCGAATTTCTATGATCCTCGGTTTGATATCCGGACTTCTGATCGTCGCTCAGTCGTGGATCTTGGCGAAACTGCTGCATGATTTGATTATTGAGCAGGTACCGCGCCAATCTCTCCTGCTGCCTTTTGGCTTATTGATTACCGCCATTGTGCTACGTTCAGCCTTAAGCTGGCTGCGTGAACGCGTTGGTTTTAAGTGTGGCCAAGTAGTACGAGTACAAATTAGAAACTTGGTGCTTAATCGGCTCGATGAACTCGGCCCTGCATGGATACAAGGAAAACCAGCCGGACATTGGGCAACGTTAATTCTTGAACAAATTGAAGACATGCAGGAGTTTTACTCTCGCTATTTGCCGCAGATGTATCTGGCAACCATGATCCCGCTGTTGATTCTGATCACCGTATTCCCGATTAACTGGGCCGCAGGTATGATCCTGCTGGTCACAGCGCCGTTGATCCCACTGTTTATGGCGCTGGTTGGTATGGGTGCCGCCGATGCTAACCGCCGAAACTTCTTGGCATTAGGACGTTTAAGCGGCAACTTCCTCGATCGCTTGCGTGGCTTAGATACGCTACGCCTGTTTAATCGCGCCGCCGCCGAAACCGACAATATCCGTCGTTCATCGGAAGATTTCCGCAGCCGCACTATGGAAGTGCTGCGTATGGCGTTTCTTTCCTCTGCGGTGTTGGAGTTCTTTACCTCCATCTCAATCGCCGTGGTGGCGGTCTATTTTGGTTTTTCCTATCTGGGCGAACTCAACTTTGGTAGCTATGGCACCAGCGTGACTCTTTTTGCGGGTTTTCTGGTGCTTATTCTGGCACCGGAATTTTTCCAACCGCTGCGTGATTTAGGCACTTTTTACCACGCGAAAGCACAGGCCGTGGGCGCGGCTGAATCTCTGGTGACTTTTTTAGCAGAAGATGCAGAAAGCCCAGCGCAGGGGCAAGGCCAAGAGCAGTTAACCGGTACGCATCCCATTAGCATTGTGGCTTCAGAGTTGGAAGTATTATCTCCACAGGGAAAAGTGCTGGCTGGGCCACTGACGTTCAGCATTGATGCAGGGCAGAGAATTGCGCTGGTAGGCTTTAGCGGCGCTGGGAAAAGTTCGTTGATTAACGCGTTACTCGGCTTCCTCCCCTACCGCGGTTCCCTCTTAGTTGATGGAAAAGAGCTACGTGAATTAGCGCCAGCGAGCTGGCGTCAGGTCCTCGGCTGGATTGGGCAAAACCCTAATCTGCCAGAGACCACGCTGCGGGCTAATGTGCTGCTGGGCGCTCCTCAGGCCACAGAAGAACAACTGACCACCGCGTTAGAACGTGCGCATGTTACCGAGTTTTTGCCCCTGCTAAATGAAGGCGTTGATACAGAAATCGGTGAGGGTGCCGCTCGCCTCTCGGTCGGCCAAGCACAGCGTGTTGCAGTGGCGCGCGCCTTACTTCGTCCATGCCGCCTTTTGTTGTTAGATGAACCCACAGCCAGTTTGGATGCGCACAGCGAGCAGCTTGTCATGCAGGCATTGTCTGAAGCCTCGCATCAGCAAACCACGCTGATGGTGACGCATCAGTTAGATGATGTAAGTGCCTACGACCAAATTTGGGTAATGGATAATGGCAAGCTGGTTCAGCGCGGCGCTTATACCGAGCTCAGCCAGCAAAAAGGGCCTTTTGCCGATCTGCTTGCAACCCGTAGTAAGGAGCTATAA
- the trxB gene encoding thioredoxin-disulfide reductase, with translation MGTVKHSKLLILGSGPAGYTAAVYAARANLNPVLITGVEKGGQLTTTTEVENWPGDPEGLTGPLLMERMHEHAAKFNTEIIFDHIQRVDLQNRPFRLFGDSQEYTCDALIIATGASAQYLGLPSEEEFKGRGVSACATCDGFFYRQQEVAVIGGGNTAVEEALYLSNIASKVHLIHRRDTFRAEKILIGRMMDKVASGNIVLHTNRTLDEVQGDAMGVNGLRLKATDSNTVEELSVTGLFVAIGHKPNTAIFDGQLALENGYIKVQSGLSGNATQTSIPGVFAAGDVMDHIYRQAITSAGTGCMAALDAERYLDGLSANQ, from the coding sequence ATGGGCACAGTCAAACACAGCAAACTCCTGATCTTGGGCTCAGGCCCTGCAGGATATACAGCGGCGGTCTACGCGGCACGCGCTAACTTGAACCCAGTATTAATTACCGGCGTTGAAAAAGGCGGTCAGCTCACCACCACGACAGAAGTCGAAAACTGGCCAGGCGATCCCGAAGGGCTCACCGGTCCTCTGCTGATGGAACGTATGCACGAGCACGCGGCCAAATTTAACACCGAGATTATTTTTGACCACATCCAGCGTGTCGATTTGCAGAACCGCCCATTCCGCCTGTTTGGCGATTCTCAGGAATACACCTGCGACGCATTGATTATTGCAACCGGCGCTTCCGCGCAATATCTCGGCCTGCCTTCCGAAGAAGAGTTCAAAGGCCGTGGCGTATCTGCCTGTGCGACCTGTGATGGTTTCTTCTATCGCCAACAAGAAGTGGCGGTGATCGGCGGCGGTAATACTGCGGTTGAAGAAGCACTTTATTTGTCTAATATCGCCTCCAAGGTTCACTTGATACATCGTCGTGATACATTCCGCGCCGAAAAAATCTTGATTGGACGCATGATGGATAAAGTTGCGAGCGGTAACATTGTGCTGCACACCAACCGCACGCTTGATGAAGTTCAAGGCGATGCTATGGGTGTAAACGGATTACGTTTAAAAGCGACCGACAGCAATACCGTTGAAGAACTGAGCGTAACAGGTTTGTTTGTGGCTATCGGCCACAAACCGAACACGGCCATTTTTGATGGTCAGCTCGCACTGGAAAACGGCTATATCAAGGTTCAATCTGGCCTGAGTGGCAACGCTACCCAAACCAGCATTCCCGGCGTTTTCGCCGCGGGTGACGTTATGGATCATATCTATCGTCAGGCCATTACCTCCGCGGGCACCGGCTGTATGGCGGCGCTTGATGCCGAGCGTTATTTGGATGGGCTGTCTGCCAATCAGTAA
- the lrp gene encoding leucine-responsive transcriptional regulator Lrp, with protein MADNKKRPGKDLDRIDRNILNELQKDGRISNVELSKRVGLSPTPCLERVRRLERQGFIQGYTALLNPHYLDASLLVFVEITLNRGAPDVFEQFNTAVQKLEEIQECHLVSGDFDYLLKTRVPDMSAYRKLLGETLLRLPGVNDTRTYVVMEEVKQSNRLVIKTR; from the coding sequence ATGGCAGACAATAAAAAGCGCCCCGGTAAAGATCTCGACCGTATCGACCGTAACATCCTGAATGAGTTGCAGAAGGATGGACGAATTTCGAACGTTGAGCTTTCAAAGCGAGTTGGCTTATCACCAACTCCATGTTTAGAACGTGTGCGTCGCCTTGAGCGTCAGGGTTTTATTCAAGGTTACACTGCGTTATTGAACCCGCACTATCTGGATGCATCCTTACTGGTATTTGTAGAAATTACCTTGAATCGTGGAGCGCCAGATGTGTTTGAACAGTTCAATACGGCTGTTCAGAAACTGGAAGAAATTCAGGAGTGTCATTTAGTTTCAGGCGATTTCGACTATCTGTTGAAAACGCGTGTGCCTGACATGTCCGCTTATCGTAAATTGCTTGGTGAGACCCTGTTACGCCTGCCTGGCGTTAATGACACCCGTACCTATGTGGTTATGGAAGAAGTCAAACAGAGCAATCGCTTGGTTATCAAAACACGATAA
- a CDS encoding DNA translocase FtsK 4TM domain-containing protein — protein MSQEYTEEKDVTLKRMSSGRRLYEALLIVVALFSIYLMVSLLSFDPSDPSWSQTAWHEPINNIGGGAGAWLADTLFFVFGVMGYAIPPVIIVLCWFAYRKRDDSGYVDYFSISLKLIGMLALVLASCGLASLNVDDLYYFASGGVIGSLLANGVIPLLGSVGGTLLLLGVWAVGLTLFTGWSWLTIAEKIGGVLLGGMTFMSNRSRRDRDDEYDYEDDSREVVTAERERSEGEGADDVLLNTSAVEDDDDILLAKPVKQPVEAPVADVDAEDDDPLLGKLRPLHEAENSLNDVAQPAVIPTMAPTAAVSAVGAAVAAAQPVASAATQPMTFSASEPEPVAEIKPSMPPLYSFEVPEGRPSNVANHSSRPTRSAWDDEGPRIGSFEPETPTSQIGNASSGMNFSASHFDRDESPATPYINPGLSSDTVPFGAASRNDVVPATVSTAAAAGSMFMPAFSATEDSSLQVKQGVGPELPRPNPVRIPTRRELASLGIKLPSQRMAEEQAKKEAEALRQQMVASPEPEQKTAQPMDEESLALRQAFAERQQQRYGEQQYAHQAEDEQAAEMARLQSEFSAQQQQRYQPQPVADDHASALSGVTASRNDLMDFSPAKALSEAAASNPNAFSFTPVSDLVDDGPSEPLFTITPEQEESAAREDDAYDVPFGRYDEPEQPAPAQYATRQQDPRFAPVQQQPSAPQAPQPQYNQHNSQPAPSVQQTAAPQYAAQTAPVQQPVAQQPAGQHPAMDGLIHPFLMRGHEQPLEKPTTPLPTLDLLTEPPANSEPVDMFALEQVGNLVESRLADYRVKAEVVGISPGPVITRFELDLAPGVKAARISNLSRDLARSLSAVAVRVVEVIPGKPYVGLELPNKHRQTVYLREVLDCTKFRESPSPLTIVLGKDIAGQPVIADLAKMPHLLVAGTTGSGKSVGVNAMILSMLYKATPDEVRFIMIDPKMLELSVYEGIPHLLTEVVTDMKDAANALRWCVGEMERRYKLMSALGVRNLAGYNERVEQAIAMGRPIPDPFWKPGDSMDMTPPVLEKLPYIVVLVDEFADLMMAVGKKVEELIARLAQKARAAGIHLVLATQRPSVDVITGLIKANIPTRIAFTVSSKIDSRTILDQGGAESLLGMGDMLYMPPNSSMPVRVHGAFVRDEEVHAVVQDWKARGRPQYIDSILSSSEEGEGGFGLDSDEELDPLFDQAVAFVVDKRRASISGVQRQFRIGYNRAARIVEQMEAQGIVSSPGNNGNREVLAPPSHDM, from the coding sequence TTGAGCCAGGAATACACAGAAGAGAAGGACGTTACTCTCAAACGAATGAGCAGTGGACGTCGGTTATACGAGGCGTTACTCATCGTAGTAGCGTTGTTTTCTATTTATCTTATGGTTTCGTTGCTGAGTTTTGACCCCTCGGATCCGAGTTGGTCACAAACGGCATGGCACGAGCCTATCAATAATATCGGCGGCGGCGCAGGAGCATGGCTGGCTGATACCTTATTCTTCGTTTTCGGAGTGATGGGTTACGCCATTCCTCCCGTCATTATCGTTCTGTGCTGGTTTGCGTATCGCAAACGCGACGATAGTGGCTATGTTGATTATTTCTCTATTTCGCTCAAGCTTATCGGTATGTTGGCATTGGTGCTGGCATCGTGTGGCTTAGCGTCGCTGAACGTTGACGACCTTTACTATTTCGCCTCAGGCGGCGTGATCGGTAGCCTTCTCGCAAACGGCGTGATTCCTCTGCTGGGTAGCGTGGGCGGAACACTGCTTCTGCTGGGTGTTTGGGCAGTGGGGCTGACGCTGTTTACCGGCTGGTCTTGGCTGACGATTGCTGAAAAAATCGGTGGTGTTCTCCTCGGTGGCATGACGTTTATGAGTAATCGTTCTCGCCGCGATCGAGATGATGAATACGACTATGAAGACGATAGCCGAGAAGTGGTTACTGCCGAGCGTGAACGTTCAGAAGGTGAGGGCGCAGATGATGTATTGCTTAATACCTCCGCCGTGGAAGACGATGACGATATTCTGTTGGCTAAACCAGTAAAACAGCCTGTTGAAGCGCCTGTTGCTGATGTCGATGCTGAAGACGACGATCCTTTATTGGGTAAACTCCGTCCGTTGCACGAAGCTGAGAACTCGCTGAATGATGTGGCTCAGCCTGCAGTCATACCGACGATGGCCCCAACCGCGGCGGTTTCTGCCGTTGGAGCAGCGGTTGCCGCCGCTCAGCCGGTAGCCTCTGCTGCCACTCAGCCTATGACGTTCAGTGCTTCAGAACCCGAGCCTGTGGCGGAAATTAAGCCGAGCATGCCTCCGCTGTATTCCTTTGAAGTCCCTGAAGGTAGACCGTCTAACGTGGCCAATCATTCATCTCGTCCAACGCGCTCTGCTTGGGATGATGAAGGCCCACGAATTGGCAGTTTTGAGCCTGAAACGCCTACTTCACAAATCGGGAATGCGTCATCGGGGATGAATTTCTCGGCCTCGCATTTTGATCGCGATGAATCGCCTGCGACGCCATATATTAATCCTGGCCTATCGTCGGATACGGTTCCGTTTGGTGCGGCCTCGCGTAACGATGTTGTTCCTGCAACCGTATCAACGGCTGCAGCCGCGGGCTCAATGTTTATGCCTGCGTTTAGCGCAACCGAAGACAGCAGCTTGCAGGTGAAACAAGGCGTCGGACCTGAACTGCCGCGTCCGAATCCTGTGCGTATCCCAACGCGCCGTGAGTTAGCCTCTTTAGGCATTAAACTTCCTTCACAGCGAATGGCTGAAGAGCAGGCGAAGAAAGAAGCAGAAGCTCTGCGCCAGCAAATGGTAGCCTCTCCAGAGCCGGAGCAGAAAACTGCACAGCCGATGGATGAGGAAAGCCTTGCCCTGCGTCAGGCGTTTGCCGAGCGACAGCAGCAGCGTTATGGTGAGCAACAGTATGCGCATCAGGCAGAAGATGAGCAGGCCGCTGAGATGGCGCGGTTGCAGAGCGAATTTTCTGCTCAGCAACAGCAGCGTTATCAGCCACAACCTGTCGCAGACGACCACGCATCAGCATTAAGCGGCGTGACCGCCTCGCGCAATGACCTGATGGACTTCTCTCCGGCGAAGGCGTTGAGCGAAGCAGCGGCTTCTAACCCTAATGCTTTCAGCTTTACCCCCGTTTCAGACTTAGTGGATGATGGACCTTCTGAGCCGCTATTTACTATTACGCCTGAGCAGGAAGAGAGCGCTGCGCGTGAAGATGATGCGTACGATGTTCCGTTTGGTCGCTACGATGAACCAGAACAGCCAGCGCCTGCGCAGTATGCAACGCGTCAGCAAGATCCTCGCTTTGCACCTGTGCAACAGCAGCCATCTGCGCCGCAAGCACCTCAGCCTCAATATAATCAGCATAATAGCCAGCCAGCACCGAGCGTGCAGCAAACTGCCGCGCCACAGTATGCAGCTCAAACTGCGCCAGTGCAGCAGCCTGTGGCTCAACAACCCGCTGGCCAGCATCCCGCGATGGATGGCTTAATTCACCCATTCTTGATGCGCGGTCATGAACAGCCGCTGGAAAAACCAACTACGCCGTTGCCAACGTTGGATCTGCTCACAGAGCCTCCTGCTAACTCCGAGCCGGTTGATATGTTTGCGCTAGAGCAGGTGGGAAATCTGGTTGAATCGCGTTTGGCGGATTATCGCGTTAAAGCCGAAGTAGTCGGGATTTCGCCGGGGCCGGTAATCACCCGTTTTGAGTTAGATTTGGCGCCAGGCGTGAAAGCGGCGCGAATTTCTAACTTGTCGCGTGACTTGGCGCGTTCACTGTCTGCGGTTGCCGTGCGCGTGGTAGAAGTTATTCCGGGTAAGCCTTACGTTGGATTGGAGTTGCCAAATAAGCATCGCCAGACGGTTTATCTGAGAGAGGTTTTGGACTGCACCAAGTTCCGTGAAAGCCCTTCCCCACTGACTATCGTGCTGGGCAAAGATATTGCTGGTCAGCCTGTGATTGCCGATCTAGCAAAAATGCCTCATCTGTTGGTGGCAGGTACCACCGGCTCAGGTAAGTCAGTTGGCGTGAACGCCATGATCCTCAGCATGCTGTATAAGGCGACGCCGGATGAAGTTCGCTTCATCATGATTGACCCTAAAATGCTGGAGCTTTCGGTTTACGAAGGGATTCCACATCTGCTGACCGAAGTGGTCACCGACATGAAAGACGCCGCCAATGCGCTACGTTGGTGTGTAGGTGAGATGGAGCGTCGCTATAAGCTGATGTCGGCATTAGGCGTGCGTAACCTTGCTGGTTACAACGAACGCGTTGAACAGGCCATTGCCATGGGGCGCCCAATCCCAGATCCGTTCTGGAAGCCGGGTGACAGCATGGATATGACGCCGCCGGTATTGGAAAAACTGCCTTACATCGTGGTGCTGGTCGATGAGTTTGCCGATCTGATGATGGCCGTCGGTAAAAAAGTGGAAGAGCTGATTGCACGTTTGGCCCAAAAAGCACGTGCGGCGGGGATACATTTGGTTCTGGCGACTCAGCGTCCATCGGTTGACGTTATCACCGGCTTGATTAAAGCGAACATTCCAACGCGTATCGCGTTTACCGTTTCGAGCAAAATCGACTCTCGTACTATCCTTGACCAAGGTGGCGCAGAATCGTTGCTGGGGATGGGGGATATGCTGTATATGCCGCCTAACTCGTCAATGCCGGTTCGTGTGCATGGCGCATTCGTTCGCGATGAGGAAGTGCATGCGGTGGTTCAGGATTGGAAAGCCCGTGGACGTCCACAGTATATCGATAGCATCCTGAGCTCTTCTGAAGAGGGCGAAGGTGGGTTTGGGTTGGATAGCGATGAAGAGCTCGATCCGCTATTTGACCAAGCCGTTGCTTTCGTGGTGGATAAGCGCCGAGCCTCAATTTCAGGCGTTCAGCGCCAGTTCCGTATCGGTTACAACCGCGCTGCGCGTATCGTTGAGCAGATGGAAGCTCAGGGGATCGTGAGCTCACCGGGCAATAATGGTAACCGTGAGGTATTAGCGCCGCCATCGCATGATATGTAA
- the lolA gene encoding outer membrane lipoprotein chaperone LolA, with amino-acid sequence MKKLLLACCLMTGFASTAALATPSRDLQSRLNKVNSFHSSFTQTVTTADGAAVQQGEGELWVKRPNLFNWHMTSPDESVLVSDGKTLWFYNPFVEQVTATWLDSATSNTPFMLITRNDAKEWNQYNVKQTGDTFDLTPKSQKNNLKKFTISVSPTGTINSFTAVEQDGQSSAYKLKSQQSGVVDASKFQFTPPKGVTVDDQRQ; translated from the coding sequence ATGAAAAAGCTGTTATTAGCGTGCTGTTTAATGACTGGTTTTGCATCGACCGCCGCGCTGGCGACGCCAAGCCGCGATTTGCAGAGTCGCCTGAATAAGGTCAACAGTTTCCATTCAAGCTTTACTCAAACCGTAACAACGGCCGACGGCGCTGCTGTACAGCAGGGTGAAGGTGAACTTTGGGTCAAACGTCCTAACCTGTTCAACTGGCACATGACCTCACCCGATGAGAGCGTTTTAGTTTCCGATGGCAAAACGCTGTGGTTCTATAACCCGTTCGTTGAGCAGGTAACCGCGACTTGGCTAGATAGCGCGACCAGCAATACACCGTTTATGCTGATTACGCGTAACGATGCGAAAGAGTGGAATCAGTACAATGTGAAACAAACCGGTGATACGTTTGATCTGACACCGAAAAGCCAGAAAAACAATCTGAAGAAATTTACGATTAGCGTATCGCCAACGGGCACCATCAATAGCTTTACCGCCGTTGAACAAGACGGACAAAGCAGTGCTTATAAGCTGAAAAGCCAGCAAAGCGGCGTGGTTGATGCCAGCAAATTCCAGTTCACACCGCCTAAAGGCGTGACGGTGGACGATCAACGCCAATAG